The following are from one region of the Deltaproteobacteria bacterium genome:
- a CDS encoding thioredoxin family protein: MALTESCEIALGAPCPDFRLPSVDGKVHARDDFRDKPVLVVMFICNHCPYVQAVEDRILSLNREYGPRGVQLVGICSNDPTDYPDDRPESLLRRWREKGYGFPYLIDASQDVARAFGAVCTPDIYVFDRERKLAYHGRIDDNWQRPEKVARRELAAALDALLAGRRPSPEQHNSIGCSIKWRKAG; encoded by the coding sequence ATGGCGCTCACCGAGAGTTGCGAGATCGCGCTCGGCGCTCCGTGCCCGGACTTCCGGCTGCCCTCCGTCGACGGCAAGGTCCACGCGCGCGACGACTTCCGCGACAAGCCGGTCCTGGTGGTCATGTTCATCTGCAACCACTGTCCGTACGTCCAGGCGGTGGAGGACCGGATCCTCTCGCTCAACCGCGAGTACGGACCGCGCGGCGTGCAGCTCGTCGGTATCTGCTCCAACGACCCGACCGACTATCCCGACGACCGGCCCGAGAGCCTCCTCCGCCGCTGGCGCGAGAAGGGATACGGCTTCCCGTACCTGATCGACGCGTCGCAGGACGTGGCCCGCGCCTTCGGGGCGGTGTGCACGCCGGACATCTACGTCTTCGACCGCGAGCGGAAGCTCGCCTACCACGGCCGCATCGACGACAACTGGCAGCGGCCCGAGAAGGTCGCGCGCCGCGAGCTGGCCGCCGCGCTCGACGCGCTGCTTGCCGGACGCCGGCCGTCGCCCGAGCAGCACAACTCGATCGGCTGCTCGATCAAGTGGCGGAAGGCGGGCTAG
- the dksA gene encoding RNA polymerase-binding protein DksA yields the protein MRRRELNTFRKLLHERRHELLAEALRTVDGMGENDEQFPDPTDRASLEDNRNLTLRIRDRERKLISKIDEALGRIDDGSYGKCEECGGDIGIARLRARPVTTLCIDCKSLQEAQERRLRTP from the coding sequence ATGCGGCGGCGCGAACTTAACACGTTCCGGAAGCTGCTTCACGAGCGGCGCCACGAGCTGCTCGCGGAAGCGCTCCGGACGGTCGACGGCATGGGCGAGAACGACGAGCAGTTCCCGGACCCGACCGACCGGGCCTCGCTCGAGGACAACCGCAACCTGACGCTGCGCATCCGCGACCGCGAGCGGAAGCTCATCTCGAAGATCGACGAGGCGCTCGGGCGCATCGACGACGGCTCCTACGGGAAGTGCGAAGAGTGCGGGGGGGACATCGGCATCGCGCGCCTGAGGGCGCGGCCCGTCACCACCCTCTGCATCGACTGCAAGTCGCTCCAGGAAGCGCAGGAGCGTAGACTCCGCACCCCGTGA
- the galU gene encoding UTP--glucose-1-phosphate uridylyltransferase GalU, with protein MTPRKAVIPAAGLGTRFLPATKAVPKEMLPIVDVPTIQYVVQEAVDSGLGEIVLVTGRGKSAIEDHFDFAPELERFLEEKGKRDLLQQVRDIARMVHVVSVRQQEPHGLGHAVLAARHAVGNEPFAVLLGDDIIDAPVPCIRQLLDVYATRGPVIALRAVPAEQTPLYGVIAGKRVADRLHRIESLVEKPPAGTAPTNLAIVPGRYVLPPEIFDILARTPPGKGGEIQLTDGLQILAREHTLHGYEVEGERYDAGEKVGFIEATVAFALKRPDLGPRLRPVLRRLLER; from the coding sequence GTGACGCCGCGCAAAGCGGTCATCCCGGCTGCAGGGCTCGGCACCCGTTTCCTGCCGGCCACGAAGGCCGTACCGAAGGAGATGCTGCCGATCGTCGACGTCCCGACGATCCAGTACGTCGTGCAGGAGGCCGTCGACTCGGGGCTCGGCGAGATCGTCCTCGTCACCGGGCGCGGCAAGAGCGCCATCGAGGACCACTTCGACTTCGCGCCCGAGCTCGAGCGCTTCCTCGAAGAGAAGGGCAAGCGCGACCTCTTACAGCAGGTGCGAGACATCGCACGGATGGTTCACGTCGTCTCCGTGCGGCAGCAGGAGCCGCACGGGCTCGGGCACGCGGTGCTGGCCGCGCGGCACGCGGTCGGCAACGAGCCGTTCGCCGTCCTCCTCGGCGACGACATCATCGACGCCCCCGTGCCCTGCATCCGCCAGCTCCTCGACGTGTACGCCACGCGCGGCCCGGTGATCGCGCTGCGCGCCGTGCCCGCCGAGCAGACGCCGCTCTACGGCGTGATCGCGGGTAAGCGGGTGGCCGATCGGCTCCACCGCATCGAGTCGCTGGTCGAGAAGCCTCCCGCCGGCACGGCGCCGACCAACCTCGCGATCGTGCCCGGCCGGTACGTGCTGCCCCCCGAGATCTTCGACATCCTCGCGCGCACCCCGCCGGGCAAGGGGGGCGAGATCCAGCTGACCGACGGCCTGCAGATCCTCGCCCGCGAGCACACGTTGCACGGCTACGAGGTCGAGGGCGAGCGCTACGACGCCGGCGAGAAGGTCGGCTTCATCGAGGCGACGGTCGCCTTCGCCCTCAAGCGGCCCGACCTCGGGCCGCGGCTCCGGCCCGTCCTACGCCGGCTCCTCGAGCGCTAG